From one Peredibacter starrii genomic stretch:
- a CDS encoding LysR family transcriptional regulator has translation MKLSNLGLMAFHQCAVSLNVTIAAGKLGITQSALSQRLAALESELGVTLFIRDPKGLILTQEGARLLRYTQSSEGLENELLDEIRGSKELGGGIRIAGFSSVLRSMIIPSLSPFLRKHTKVHADFQSYEMQELPKVLLTGRADFIILDYEMNKKGILQENLGFEEYVVIESSKYKSPEDVYLDHGPDDNATESFFHFQKKSLPYRRSFMGDVYGIIEGVEEGLGRAVMSRHLVEDNKKVKILKGYKPYKRPVTLHYYERAFYPKLFQEIVQNLKGPA, from the coding sequence ATGAAACTATCTAATTTGGGCCTTATGGCCTTCCATCAATGTGCTGTTAGTCTGAATGTCACTATTGCCGCTGGTAAACTGGGGATTACTCAATCTGCTTTGTCTCAGCGACTTGCTGCGCTGGAGAGTGAATTAGGGGTGACTCTTTTTATCAGAGATCCTAAGGGCCTGATCCTTACTCAAGAAGGAGCACGCCTTCTGCGATACACGCAGTCCTCTGAAGGACTTGAGAATGAACTTTTGGATGAAATAAGAGGTAGTAAGGAACTTGGAGGGGGCATTCGTATCGCGGGTTTTTCTTCGGTATTGCGATCAATGATCATTCCTTCTCTTAGTCCATTTTTAAGAAAACACACCAAGGTCCATGCGGATTTTCAGTCTTATGAAATGCAAGAGCTCCCTAAAGTTCTTCTAACGGGAAGAGCAGATTTTATTATTTTAGACTATGAGATGAATAAAAAAGGCATACTTCAAGAGAATCTTGGTTTTGAGGAGTATGTGGTGATTGAAAGCTCTAAGTACAAGTCTCCGGAAGATGTGTATCTGGATCATGGCCCAGATGACAATGCCACAGAGTCATTCTTTCATTTTCAAAAGAAGTCTCTCCCTTACCGTCGTTCATTTATGGGAGACGTTTATGGGATTATTGAAGGAGTGGAAGAAGGGCTAGGGAGAGCGGTGATGAGTCGACATTTAGTGGAGGACAATAAAAAGGTGAAGATTCTTAAAGGGTATAAACCTTATAAAAGACCAGTGACCCTTCACTATTATGAGAGGGCCTTTTATCCAAAACTTTTCCAAGAGATTGTGCAAAATTTAAAAGGGCCGGCATAA
- a CDS encoding MetQ/NlpA family ABC transporter substrate-binding protein: MKTFIALLLVSLNAFAYNPSSKEIVIGTTPGDFAELVKDGLRPELEKKGYKVRLVEFSDYVTPNIALAQGALDVNIFQHKPYLDQFAEEKGLKLTALSQVPTAPLGLYAGKSKALNQVKAGTTVSVPNDPSNLARGLVILADLKWIELPAKADLLRVTPGDIAKNLKGIKIVQLEAAQLPRSREDVDFAIINGNYATLSGLKLTEALFQEKSDAYVNWAVTKTADVKTAHIQEVQKALNSEGFKKYAKNRFKGYKLPRGW; this comes from the coding sequence ATGAAAACCTTTATTGCATTACTCTTAGTTTCATTAAATGCCTTTGCTTACAATCCTTCTTCAAAAGAAATCGTGATCGGAACAACGCCGGGAGATTTCGCCGAACTCGTGAAAGATGGTCTACGTCCAGAACTTGAAAAGAAAGGCTATAAAGTTCGCCTGGTAGAATTTTCTGATTACGTGACACCAAATATTGCTCTTGCTCAAGGTGCACTTGATGTGAATATTTTCCAACATAAACCTTACCTCGATCAATTTGCTGAAGAGAAAGGTCTTAAACTGACGGCCCTTTCTCAAGTTCCAACTGCTCCACTGGGTCTTTATGCAGGGAAGTCAAAAGCGCTTAATCAGGTGAAGGCAGGGACAACAGTTTCAGTGCCCAATGATCCAAGCAATCTGGCACGCGGGCTTGTGATCCTTGCTGATCTTAAATGGATTGAGCTTCCTGCGAAAGCAGATCTTTTAAGAGTTACTCCGGGAGACATCGCGAAGAACTTGAAAGGGATTAAGATTGTGCAACTTGAGGCGGCCCAACTTCCGCGCTCTCGTGAAGATGTGGACTTTGCCATTATCAACGGTAACTATGCCACTCTTTCAGGGCTGAAACTCACAGAAGCTCTCTTCCAAGAAAAGAGTGATGCTTATGTGAACTGGGCAGTGACGAAAACGGCCGATGTTAAAACGGCCCATATTCAAGAAGTTCAAAAAGCTTTGAACTCAGAAGGTTTCAAAAAATACGCTAAGAATAGATTTAAGGGATATAAACTGCCACGTGGATGGTAG